In one Pseudoliparis swirei isolate HS2019 ecotype Mariana Trench chromosome 23, NWPU_hadal_v1, whole genome shotgun sequence genomic region, the following are encoded:
- the nup85 gene encoding nuclear pore complex protein Nup85 isoform X2, which produces MEEVDVEPAVTNIPAASDAKHLGFAWGPGDILVYETLYKASGAQGSGCSFIHEVRKDEDIYSPNLRKLFNESHHIFVGLQTIREDLPSKNKKPQFVSISKNYRSVIRACMEELQQVAVSTKDAEVATQYGNQVSILLAIELIWNLCEVLFIDAAPAGSLLLHLLDWVRLHKADVDEKATEVLQSESPAEHHDYWDVVVSYVLQGRLEEARQMLVKQATLHPAARSMYKLMDSLLSKMPFYNPGGTQTLTDFDVKWRHWHGEVNRCLQDNSFASNQHLEVICKIIVGDEDTLLEHKELLSTWYHFLVTRLLFSHPTVKPMELHYYAQSCMTMFLDARSVPEPLDNILLAAFEFDIHQVIKECSIALNNWWFVAHLTDLLDHCKLLQSHNLHFGSNLREFLLLEYASGLFTHHSLWQLAVDYFDHCPEFGRIYLELQIEHIPLDTERKALKVLRICEQRQMSEQVRSICKIMAMRALRNNRLGSALSWSIRAKDAAFATLISERFLQDYCTRGTFSDLDLIDNLGPAMLLSDRLTFLGKYREFHKLYGEKRFSEAAKLLLSLMVAKIAPRSFWMTLLTDALPLLEQKEVIFSADQTHELMFCLEELTSSLSHSAPGTDKSTQDDDIELTKVELLRLALARNLAMAIIKEGTIDA; this is translated from the exons ATGGAGGAGGTAGACGTGGAGCCGGCAGTCACA AATATTCCTGCAGCAAGTGATGCGAAGCATTTGGGATTTGCATGGGGTCCAGGTGATATCCTTGTGTATGAGACCCTCTACAAAGCGTCAG GTGCTCAAGGATCAGGCTGCTCCTTCATCCATGAAGTCAGGAAAGATGAGGATATATATTCCCCCAATTTACGCAAACTCTTCAATGAGTCACATCACATCTTTGTTGGCCTGCAGACGATTAGAGAGGATCTCCCCAGCAAGAACAAAAAACCACA ATTTGTCAGCATCAGTAAAAACTATAGATCTGTGATACGAGCCTGTATGGAGGAGCTTCAGCAAGTTGCAG TTTCTACAAAAGATGCAGAAGTAGCCACGCAATATGGAAATCAG gtgtccatTCTGTTGGCCATAGAACTGATCTGGAATCTGTGTGAAGTGCTGTTCATTGATGCTGCTCCTG cGGGTTCCCTGttgctccacctcctcgactgGGTACGGTTACACAAGGCTGATGTGGACGAGAAGGCCACAGAAGTTCTGCAAAGTGAGAGCCCTGCAGAGCACCACGACTACTGGGATGTG GTGGTGAGTTATGTGCTGCAGGGCCGGTTGGAAGAAGCCAGACAGATGCTGGTGAAGCAGGCCACGCTGCACCCTGCTGCCAGGAGCATGTACAAGCTGATGGACAGTTTGCTCAGCAAGATGCCATTCTACAAT CCGGGTGGCACCCAGACGCTGACAGATTTTGATGTGAAGTGGAGACACTGGCACGGCGAGGTGAACCGCTGCCTGCAGGACAACTCGTTTGCCAGCAACCAACACCTGGAGGTCATCTGCAAG ATCATAGTGGGGGATGAAGACACGCTGCTGGAGCACAAGGAGCTACTGAGCACCTGGTACCACTTCCTGGTCACTCGGCTGCTCTTCAGCCACCCCACAGTCAAACCCATGGAGTTACATTACTATGCACAG tcatGTATGACGATGTTTCTAGACGCTAGGAGCGTCCCGGAGCCCCTGGACAACATCTTACTGGCTGCCTTTGAATTTGACATCCATCAGGTCATCAAGGAATGCAG CATTGCTCTCAACAACTGGTGGTTTGTGGCCCATTTGACGGATCTGTTGGATCATTGCAAACTCCTTCAGTCTCACAATCTACA ctttgGCTCCAACTTGAGGGAGTTTCTCCTGTTAGAATATGCTTCTGGTCTCTTCACTCATCACAG cctgTGGCAGTTGGCCGTGGACTACTTTGACCACTGCCCCGAGTTTGGCCGCATCTACCTGGAGCTGCAGATTGAGCATATTCCTTTAGACACAGAGCGCAAAGCCCTCAAGGTGCTCAGGATCTGTGAGCAGAGGCAAATGTCCGAGCAAG TGCGGAGTATCTGTAAGATCATGGCTATGCGAGCCCTGAGGAACAACAGGCTGGGCTCTGCTCTCTCCTGGAGCATCAGGGCCAAAGATGCTGCCTTTGCCACGCTCATTTCAGAGAG GTTTCTACAGGATTACTGCACCAGAGGGACCTTCTCTGACTTGGACCTGATAGACAACTTGGGTCCAGCAATGCTGCTCAGCGACAGGCTCACTTTCCTCG gaAAGTATCGTGAGTTCCACAAGCTTTACGGAGAGAAGCGCTTCAGCGAGGCGGCCAAGCTGCTCCTCTCCCTCATGGTGGCCAAGATCGCCCCCCGGAGCTTCTGGATGACTCTGCTGACCGACGCCCTGCCGCTGCTGGAGCAGAAAGAG GTGATCTTCTCAGCAGACCAGACCCATGAGCTGATGTTCTGCTTAGAGgagctcacctcctccctcagccACTCGGCTCCCGGCACGGACAAGTCCACGCAG GATGACGACATCGAGCTGACCAAAGTGGAGCTACTGAGACTCGCCCTGGCCAGGAATCTGGCCATGGCTATTATCAAAGAGGGAACTATTGACGCATGA
- the mrps7 gene encoding 28S ribosomal protein S7, mitochondrial, translating into MAASITGLLKPWTPRVLLVRWSRYNPYYLEPEVRKEAYSTPETELSAEEKEQRQLKTLRPIKAATSGVSSSVFSDPVLSKFINMIMTDGNKILARGIMTDTLELIKRKQVEKYHKAPEGKKQEIECNPYTIFHDALENCKPVVGLASIQKGGKYYQVPIPLSDNRRRFLAMTWMIEECRDNKHRRMHMYEKLSQELLAASVKEGNVIKKKFELHKMAESNRAYAHYRWW; encoded by the exons ATGGCTGCTTCCATCACAGGATTATTAAAACCTTGGACACCAAG AGTGCTCCTGGTGAGGTGGAGCAGATACAACCCGTACTACCTGGAGCCAGAGGTCAGGAAGGAGGCCTACAGCACACCGGAGACGGAGCTGAGCgccgaggagaaggagcagcggCAGCTCAAAACCCTCCGACCCATCAAGGCAGCAACCAGTGGAGTCAGCAGCTCTGTTTTCAGCGACCCGGTCCTCAG TAAATTCATCAACATGATAATGACGGACGGAAACAAGATTTTGGCCAGAGGGATCATGACAGAC ACGCTGGAGCTCATAAAGCGGAAACAGGTTGAGAAATACCACAAAGCTCCAGAAGGGAAGAAGCAGGAGATCGAGTGCAACCCGTACACCATTTTCCACGACGCTCTGGAGAACTGCAAGCCTGTCGTTGGGCTGGCCAGTATCCAGAAAGGTGGAAAGTACTACCAG GTGCCCATCCCTCTTTCGGACAACCGGCGGCGCTTCCTCGCCATGACATGGATGATTGAAGAGTGCAGGGACAACAAACATCGACGTATGCACATGTATGAAAAACTCTCCCAGGAACTGCTGGCAGCATCTGTGAAGGAGGGCAACGTTATCAAGAAGAAGTTTGAGCTGCACAAGATGGCCGAATCCAACCGAGCCTACGCTCACTACCGCTGGTGGTAG
- the gga3b gene encoding ADP-ribosylation factor-binding protein GGA3 isoform X2, producing MAYQEGESLESWLNKATHPTNRQEDWEYIIGFCDQINKELEGPQIAVTLLVHKIHSPQEWEALQALTVLQACMKNCGRRFHNEVGKYRFLNELIKVVSPKYMGESAPEKVKMKIVEMLYSWTVAFPNETKIGEAYQTLRRQGLVTQDPELPLDRTLIPSPPSRPKHPVFDNEDMGKLLAELLRSKNPEDLLEANRLIKNMVKEDEVRVQKVTKRIHTLDEVTINVKLLTEMLSHYNKDRSSNSDKDIIKELYERCDKLRRAAFKMATETEDNDTNLGDILQASDDLSRVINAYKRIVEGQPINGDSEGPRSTAGHSESETTDTLIDLAGLDTPSPPQPAAPPFRSSSLVSTDPAASPIPVLPPPPKRPAGSHGSQSGSPSHPPLDKASAALSLLDDELLSLGLNDPPTSLSSQSKPKLNEMSNQWTSLQAPAAGVDLFGSAARSGPAVPPAEPAAATHSLQDLQDLAMMGFSDHKSLSVQMTARGSSFGLPAAAPPLVPGHGSPSSPSFLQGTFPGSPVLSHTKAQSLGSAPGSPLFRSLSPCHLPLQGSPARAMDSLSNVHVPLEAIRPSKVLPVTAYDKDGVRLLLNFASDCPPGRPDVLVMVVSMLNTAPLLVHNVVLQAAVPKSMKVKLLPPSGIELAPFNPILPPASITQIMLLANPTREKVRLRYKLAFTLGDRLCNEVGEVDQFPPPETWGQL from the exons ATGGCGTACCAGGAAGGGGAGTCGCTTGAATCCTGGCTCA ATAAAGCCACCCATCCGACAAACAGACAGGAGGACTGGGAGTACATCATAGGCTTCTGTGATCAGATCAATAAGGAGCTGGAAGG TCCTCAGATAGCTGTGACTCTGCTCGTCCACAAAATACACTCACCACAGGAATGGGAAGCTCTTCAGGCTCTGACA GTGTTGCAGGCATGTATGAAGAACTGCGGGAGGAGGTTCCACAATGAAGTCGGAAAATACCGATTTTTGAATGAGCTGATTAAAGTTGTATCTCCGAAG TACATGGGGGAGAGTGCACCTGAgaaggtgaagatgaagattGTCGAGATGCTGTACAGCTGGACGGTGGCTTTTCCAAATGAAACCAAGATCGGCGAAGCCTACCAGACGCTGAGAAGACAGG gCCTCGTGACGCAAGACCCCGAGCTACCGCTGGACAGGACTCTGAtcccgtctcctccgtctcgacCGAAACACCCGGTGTTTGACAACGAGGACATGGGCAAG ctgcTCGCTGAGCTTCTCCGCAGCAAAAATCCAGAGGACCTCCTGGAAGCCAACCGATTGATCAAAAACATGGTGAAAGAG GATGAGGTTCGAGTGCAGAAGGTAACGAAGCGCATCCACACGCTGGACGAGGTGACCATCAACGTCAAGCTGCTGACGGAGATGCTGTCCCACTACAATAAGGACCGCTCCTCCAACTCGGACAAGGATATCATCAAG GAACTCTACGAGCGATGTGACAAGCTGAGGCGTGCGGCTTTCAAAATGGCCACTGAGACGGAGGACAATGACACCAATTTAG GTGACATCTTGCAGGCCAGCGATGACCTCTCCAGGGTCATCAACGCCTATAAGAGGATTGTCGAGGGGCAGCCCATCAACGGCGACAGCGAGGGGCCTCGATCCACAGCTGGTCACAGCGAGAGCG AGACCACAGACACGCTGATCGATCTCGCCGGCCTCGACACTCCGAGTCCCCCTCAGCCCGCCGCCCCTCCCTTCCGGTCCTCGAGTCTCGTCTCCACCGATCCCGCGGCTTCTCCCATCCctgtcctgcctcctcctcccaaaCGCCCAGCCGGCTCCCACGGCAGTCAGAGCGGCAGCCCGAGTCACCCCCCACTCGACAAGGCCTCCGCGGCCCTCTCGCTCCTCGATGACGAGCTGCTGTCTCTAG GACTGAACGACCCCCCTACCTCTCTGAGCAGCCAATCAAAACCCAAGTTGAATGAGATGTCCAATCAGTGGACGTCCCTCCAG GCTCCGGCTGCAGGTGTGGATCTGTTTGGCAGTGCTGCTCGTTCAGGTCCAGCTGTGCCTCCGGCGGAACCAGCTGCTGCCACGCACAGCCTCCAGGACCTGCAAGACCTGGCCATGATGGGCTTTTCCGATCACAAGAG TTTGTCCGTCCAGATGACGGCCAGAGGAAGCAGCTTTGGGCTTCCTGCTGCAGCACCTCCCCTCGTGCCTGGGCAcggctctccctcctccccgtctTTCCTCCAGGGAACGTTCCCCGGCTCTCCGGTCCTGTCCCACACCAAGGCCCAGAGCCTGGGCTCCGCCCCGGGCAGCCCGTTGTTCCGCTCCCTGTCCCCCTGCCACCTCCCCCTCCAGGGCAGCCCGGCCAGAGCCATGGACTCGCTGAGCAACGTGCACGTCCCTCTGGAGGCCATCCGACCGA GTAAAGTGCTGCCTGTGACGGCCTACGATAAGGACGGCGTTCGCTTGCTGCTCAACTTTGCGTCCGACTGCCCCCCCGGCCGGCCCGACGTGCTGGTAATGGTGGTGTCCATGCTCAACACGGCACCGCTGCTGGTTCACAACGTGGTGCTGCAGGCCGCTGTGCCCAAG TCAATGAAGGTGAAGCTGCTGCCTCCATCAGGAATAGAACTGGCACCGTTTAACCCCATCCTGCCTCCAGCCTCCATCACCCAGATCATGTTGCTGGCCAACCCAACAAGG GAGAAGGTGCGTCTGCGTTACAAGCTGGCTTTCACACTCGGCGACCGTCTGTGCAACGAGGTTGGAGAGGTGGACCAGTTCCCCCCACCAGAGACATGGGGTCAGCTATAG
- the nup85 gene encoding nuclear pore complex protein Nup85 isoform X1, giving the protein MEEVDVEPAVTNIPAASDAKHLGFAWGPGDILVYETLYKASAGAQGSGCSFIHEVRKDEDIYSPNLRKLFNESHHIFVGLQTIREDLPSKNKKPQFVSISKNYRSVIRACMEELQQVAVSTKDAEVATQYGNQVSILLAIELIWNLCEVLFIDAAPAGSLLLHLLDWVRLHKADVDEKATEVLQSESPAEHHDYWDVVVSYVLQGRLEEARQMLVKQATLHPAARSMYKLMDSLLSKMPFYNPGGTQTLTDFDVKWRHWHGEVNRCLQDNSFASNQHLEVICKIIVGDEDTLLEHKELLSTWYHFLVTRLLFSHPTVKPMELHYYAQSCMTMFLDARSVPEPLDNILLAAFEFDIHQVIKECSIALNNWWFVAHLTDLLDHCKLLQSHNLHFGSNLREFLLLEYASGLFTHHSLWQLAVDYFDHCPEFGRIYLELQIEHIPLDTERKALKVLRICEQRQMSEQVRSICKIMAMRALRNNRLGSALSWSIRAKDAAFATLISERFLQDYCTRGTFSDLDLIDNLGPAMLLSDRLTFLGKYREFHKLYGEKRFSEAAKLLLSLMVAKIAPRSFWMTLLTDALPLLEQKEVIFSADQTHELMFCLEELTSSLSHSAPGTDKSTQDDDIELTKVELLRLALARNLAMAIIKEGTIDA; this is encoded by the exons ATGGAGGAGGTAGACGTGGAGCCGGCAGTCACA AATATTCCTGCAGCAAGTGATGCGAAGCATTTGGGATTTGCATGGGGTCCAGGTGATATCCTTGTGTATGAGACCCTCTACAAAGCGTCAG CAGGTGCTCAAGGATCAGGCTGCTCCTTCATCCATGAAGTCAGGAAAGATGAGGATATATATTCCCCCAATTTACGCAAACTCTTCAATGAGTCACATCACATCTTTGTTGGCCTGCAGACGATTAGAGAGGATCTCCCCAGCAAGAACAAAAAACCACA ATTTGTCAGCATCAGTAAAAACTATAGATCTGTGATACGAGCCTGTATGGAGGAGCTTCAGCAAGTTGCAG TTTCTACAAAAGATGCAGAAGTAGCCACGCAATATGGAAATCAG gtgtccatTCTGTTGGCCATAGAACTGATCTGGAATCTGTGTGAAGTGCTGTTCATTGATGCTGCTCCTG cGGGTTCCCTGttgctccacctcctcgactgGGTACGGTTACACAAGGCTGATGTGGACGAGAAGGCCACAGAAGTTCTGCAAAGTGAGAGCCCTGCAGAGCACCACGACTACTGGGATGTG GTGGTGAGTTATGTGCTGCAGGGCCGGTTGGAAGAAGCCAGACAGATGCTGGTGAAGCAGGCCACGCTGCACCCTGCTGCCAGGAGCATGTACAAGCTGATGGACAGTTTGCTCAGCAAGATGCCATTCTACAAT CCGGGTGGCACCCAGACGCTGACAGATTTTGATGTGAAGTGGAGACACTGGCACGGCGAGGTGAACCGCTGCCTGCAGGACAACTCGTTTGCCAGCAACCAACACCTGGAGGTCATCTGCAAG ATCATAGTGGGGGATGAAGACACGCTGCTGGAGCACAAGGAGCTACTGAGCACCTGGTACCACTTCCTGGTCACTCGGCTGCTCTTCAGCCACCCCACAGTCAAACCCATGGAGTTACATTACTATGCACAG tcatGTATGACGATGTTTCTAGACGCTAGGAGCGTCCCGGAGCCCCTGGACAACATCTTACTGGCTGCCTTTGAATTTGACATCCATCAGGTCATCAAGGAATGCAG CATTGCTCTCAACAACTGGTGGTTTGTGGCCCATTTGACGGATCTGTTGGATCATTGCAAACTCCTTCAGTCTCACAATCTACA ctttgGCTCCAACTTGAGGGAGTTTCTCCTGTTAGAATATGCTTCTGGTCTCTTCACTCATCACAG cctgTGGCAGTTGGCCGTGGACTACTTTGACCACTGCCCCGAGTTTGGCCGCATCTACCTGGAGCTGCAGATTGAGCATATTCCTTTAGACACAGAGCGCAAAGCCCTCAAGGTGCTCAGGATCTGTGAGCAGAGGCAAATGTCCGAGCAAG TGCGGAGTATCTGTAAGATCATGGCTATGCGAGCCCTGAGGAACAACAGGCTGGGCTCTGCTCTCTCCTGGAGCATCAGGGCCAAAGATGCTGCCTTTGCCACGCTCATTTCAGAGAG GTTTCTACAGGATTACTGCACCAGAGGGACCTTCTCTGACTTGGACCTGATAGACAACTTGGGTCCAGCAATGCTGCTCAGCGACAGGCTCACTTTCCTCG gaAAGTATCGTGAGTTCCACAAGCTTTACGGAGAGAAGCGCTTCAGCGAGGCGGCCAAGCTGCTCCTCTCCCTCATGGTGGCCAAGATCGCCCCCCGGAGCTTCTGGATGACTCTGCTGACCGACGCCCTGCCGCTGCTGGAGCAGAAAGAG GTGATCTTCTCAGCAGACCAGACCCATGAGCTGATGTTCTGCTTAGAGgagctcacctcctccctcagccACTCGGCTCCCGGCACGGACAAGTCCACGCAG GATGACGACATCGAGCTGACCAAAGTGGAGCTACTGAGACTCGCCCTGGCCAGGAATCTGGCCATGGCTATTATCAAAGAGGGAACTATTGACGCATGA
- the gga3b gene encoding ADP-ribosylation factor-binding protein GGA3 isoform X1, with the protein MAYQEGESLESWLNKATHPTNRQEDWEYIIGFCDQINKELEGPQIAVTLLVHKIHSPQEWEALQALTVLQACMKNCGRRFHNEVGKYRFLNELIKVVSPKYMGESAPEKVKMKIVEMLYSWTVAFPNETKIGEAYQTLRRQGLVTQDPELPLDRTLIPSPPSRPKHPVFDNEDMGKLLAELLRSKNPEDLLEANRLIKNMVKEDEVRVQKVTKRIHTLDEVTINVKLLTEMLSHYNKDRSSNSDKDIIKELYERCDKLRRAAFKMATETEDNDTNLGDILQASDDLSRVINAYKRIVEGQPINGDSEGPRSTAGHSESETTDTLIDLAGLDTPSPPQPAAPPFRSSSLVSTDPAASPIPVLPPPPKRPAGSHGSQSGSPSHPPLDKASAALSLLDDELLSLGLNDPPTSLSSQSKPKLNEMSNQWTSLQAPAAGVDLFGSAARSGPAVPPAEPAAATHSLQDLQDLAMMGFSDHKSMSRSHSDLSNAIFSLSVQMTARGSSFGLPAAAPPLVPGHGSPSSPSFLQGTFPGSPVLSHTKAQSLGSAPGSPLFRSLSPCHLPLQGSPARAMDSLSNVHVPLEAIRPSKVLPVTAYDKDGVRLLLNFASDCPPGRPDVLVMVVSMLNTAPLLVHNVVLQAAVPKSMKVKLLPPSGIELAPFNPILPPASITQIMLLANPTREKVRLRYKLAFTLGDRLCNEVGEVDQFPPPETWGQL; encoded by the exons ATGGCGTACCAGGAAGGGGAGTCGCTTGAATCCTGGCTCA ATAAAGCCACCCATCCGACAAACAGACAGGAGGACTGGGAGTACATCATAGGCTTCTGTGATCAGATCAATAAGGAGCTGGAAGG TCCTCAGATAGCTGTGACTCTGCTCGTCCACAAAATACACTCACCACAGGAATGGGAAGCTCTTCAGGCTCTGACA GTGTTGCAGGCATGTATGAAGAACTGCGGGAGGAGGTTCCACAATGAAGTCGGAAAATACCGATTTTTGAATGAGCTGATTAAAGTTGTATCTCCGAAG TACATGGGGGAGAGTGCACCTGAgaaggtgaagatgaagattGTCGAGATGCTGTACAGCTGGACGGTGGCTTTTCCAAATGAAACCAAGATCGGCGAAGCCTACCAGACGCTGAGAAGACAGG gCCTCGTGACGCAAGACCCCGAGCTACCGCTGGACAGGACTCTGAtcccgtctcctccgtctcgacCGAAACACCCGGTGTTTGACAACGAGGACATGGGCAAG ctgcTCGCTGAGCTTCTCCGCAGCAAAAATCCAGAGGACCTCCTGGAAGCCAACCGATTGATCAAAAACATGGTGAAAGAG GATGAGGTTCGAGTGCAGAAGGTAACGAAGCGCATCCACACGCTGGACGAGGTGACCATCAACGTCAAGCTGCTGACGGAGATGCTGTCCCACTACAATAAGGACCGCTCCTCCAACTCGGACAAGGATATCATCAAG GAACTCTACGAGCGATGTGACAAGCTGAGGCGTGCGGCTTTCAAAATGGCCACTGAGACGGAGGACAATGACACCAATTTAG GTGACATCTTGCAGGCCAGCGATGACCTCTCCAGGGTCATCAACGCCTATAAGAGGATTGTCGAGGGGCAGCCCATCAACGGCGACAGCGAGGGGCCTCGATCCACAGCTGGTCACAGCGAGAGCG AGACCACAGACACGCTGATCGATCTCGCCGGCCTCGACACTCCGAGTCCCCCTCAGCCCGCCGCCCCTCCCTTCCGGTCCTCGAGTCTCGTCTCCACCGATCCCGCGGCTTCTCCCATCCctgtcctgcctcctcctcccaaaCGCCCAGCCGGCTCCCACGGCAGTCAGAGCGGCAGCCCGAGTCACCCCCCACTCGACAAGGCCTCCGCGGCCCTCTCGCTCCTCGATGACGAGCTGCTGTCTCTAG GACTGAACGACCCCCCTACCTCTCTGAGCAGCCAATCAAAACCCAAGTTGAATGAGATGTCCAATCAGTGGACGTCCCTCCAG GCTCCGGCTGCAGGTGTGGATCTGTTTGGCAGTGCTGCTCGTTCAGGTCCAGCTGTGCCTCCGGCGGAACCAGCTGCTGCCACGCACAGCCTCCAGGACCTGCAAGACCTGGCCATGATGGGCTTTTCCGATCACAAGAG CATGTCAAGGTCTCACAGCGATCTGTCAAATGCGATTTTCAGTTTGTCCGTCCAGATGACGGCCAGAGGAAGCAGCTTTGGGCTTCCTGCTGCAGCACCTCCCCTCGTGCCTGGGCAcggctctccctcctccccgtctTTCCTCCAGGGAACGTTCCCCGGCTCTCCGGTCCTGTCCCACACCAAGGCCCAGAGCCTGGGCTCCGCCCCGGGCAGCCCGTTGTTCCGCTCCCTGTCCCCCTGCCACCTCCCCCTCCAGGGCAGCCCGGCCAGAGCCATGGACTCGCTGAGCAACGTGCACGTCCCTCTGGAGGCCATCCGACCGA GTAAAGTGCTGCCTGTGACGGCCTACGATAAGGACGGCGTTCGCTTGCTGCTCAACTTTGCGTCCGACTGCCCCCCCGGCCGGCCCGACGTGCTGGTAATGGTGGTGTCCATGCTCAACACGGCACCGCTGCTGGTTCACAACGTGGTGCTGCAGGCCGCTGTGCCCAAG TCAATGAAGGTGAAGCTGCTGCCTCCATCAGGAATAGAACTGGCACCGTTTAACCCCATCCTGCCTCCAGCCTCCATCACCCAGATCATGTTGCTGGCCAACCCAACAAGG GAGAAGGTGCGTCTGCGTTACAAGCTGGCTTTCACACTCGGCGACCGTCTGTGCAACGAGGTTGGAGAGGTGGACCAGTTCCCCCCACCAGAGACATGGGGTCAGCTATAG
- the LOC130188105 gene encoding MIF4G domain-containing protein B-like, giving the protein MENTADDYKIQSFDLDTQMLLKTALKDPSSVNLVKVSNIIVDQSLKDRVFSKEAGRICYTIVQAEAKQNNGSVFRWNMLNRLQQEFKNREEMRGRSLQEWVCFVTFICNVFNYLKVNNMPMVVLVHPVYDCLIRLAQPDALMKQEEVDCLVLQLHRIGEQLEKVNSPRMDELFFLLRDGFLLQEGLTSMARLLLLEILEFRAGGWLLSGTAHKYYYSEIAD; this is encoded by the exons ATGGAAAACACTGCCGATGACTACAAGATCCAGTCGTTCGACCTGGACACACAGATGTTGCTGAAAACAGCCTTGAAAG ATCCAAGTTCAGTGAACCTGGTGAAGGTATCCAATATCATCGTGGATCAGTCTTTAAAGGACCGGGTTTTCAGCAAAGAGGCCGGACGCATCTGCTACAccattgtgcag GCCGAGGCCAAGCAGAACAATGGCAGTGTGTTCAGGTGGAACATGTTGAACCGCCTCCAACAGGAGTTCAAGAACCGCGAGGAGATGAGGGGGCGCTCGCTGCAGGAGTGGGTGTGCTTCGTCACGTTCATCTGCAACGTCTTCAACTACCTCAAA GTGAACAACATGCCGATGGTGGTGCTGGTCCATCCTGTGTATGACTGTCTGATCCGACTGGCCCAACCAGATGCTCTAATGAAACAAGAGGAG GTGGACTGCCTGGTGCTGCAGCTGCATCGCATCGGGGAGCAGCTGGAGAAGGTGAACAGCCCGCGGATGGACGAGCTCTTCTTCCTGCTGCGGGATGGCTTCCTGCTCCAGGAGGGTCTTACCTCGATGGCccgtctgctgctgctggagatcCTGGAGTTCAGGGCCGGAGGCTGGTTGCTCAGCGGCACGGCCCACAAGTACTACTACAGTGAAATTGCTGACTAG